A genomic window from Pseudomonas argentinensis includes:
- a CDS encoding nuclear transport factor 2 family protein has translation MSAENAQLITRFYQAFQRLDAEEMARCYAPDVRFSDPAFGELNGDDARDMWRMLTARAKQFSLTFSEVQGDATGGSANWVATYLFPQTGRTVVNRIHASFVIRDGLIVEHRDHFDMWRWAAQALGFQGMLIGWTPLLKNSVSKQARNGLRQFQAARASDGQHGGEARG, from the coding sequence ATGTCTGCAGAAAACGCCCAGTTGATCACCCGTTTCTACCAGGCGTTCCAACGCCTCGACGCCGAGGAAATGGCGCGTTGCTACGCGCCGGACGTGCGTTTCAGCGACCCGGCCTTCGGCGAGTTGAACGGTGACGATGCCCGTGACATGTGGCGCATGCTCACCGCCCGTGCCAAGCAGTTCTCCCTGACCTTCAGCGAGGTGCAGGGCGATGCTACTGGCGGTAGCGCCAACTGGGTGGCCACCTACCTGTTTCCGCAGACCGGGCGCACCGTTGTCAACCGCATCCACGCCTCGTTCGTGATTCGTGACGGGCTGATCGTCGAGCACCGCGACCACTTCGACATGTGGCGCTGGGCCGCTCAGGCACTGGGTTTTCAGGGCATGCTGATCGGCTGGACGCCGTTGCTCAAGAACAGCGTGAGCAAGCAGGCGCGTAACGGTCTGCGGCAGTTCCAGGCCGCCCGTGCGTCAGACGGGCAGCACGGCGGAGAAGCGCGCGGCTGA
- a CDS encoding LysR family transcriptional regulator codes for MQKSMMSAGQMNWDDLKFFLEVARTSTASGAARRLGVDYSTVSRRIGALEKALGTLLFERSRASGFVLTSEGQHLLGYAEALESTLQTACEQVSGASLALSGHVRIGSTEGFGSYFVAAQLGGFQDIYPNIAIDLLPVPHFISLSRREADIAISLERPERGPYVCSRLCDYALKLYATPEYLDRHPPIRQIGDLGRHSFITYVDDLAFSPELLYLEGIVPNASSTLRSTSVVAQYLATLQGRALAILPCFLAGPDARLVEVLPSEVKVTRQFWLYYREDLRKLKRITLVADYLRACAERNRAFLLGDSAEMAFA; via the coding sequence ATGCAAAAAAGCATGATGTCGGCCGGCCAGATGAATTGGGACGACCTCAAGTTCTTCCTCGAGGTGGCGCGCACAAGTACCGCAAGTGGCGCCGCCAGGCGCCTGGGAGTGGACTACAGCACCGTGTCGCGGCGTATCGGCGCCCTGGAAAAGGCGCTCGGCACACTATTGTTCGAGCGCTCAAGGGCCAGCGGCTTCGTGCTGACCAGCGAAGGGCAGCACCTGCTGGGTTATGCCGAGGCCCTGGAAAGCACCCTGCAGACCGCCTGCGAGCAGGTGTCGGGTGCCAGCCTGGCACTCTCGGGCCACGTGCGCATCGGCTCGACCGAGGGCTTTGGCAGCTACTTCGTGGCGGCCCAGCTTGGCGGCTTTCAGGATATCTACCCGAATATCGCCATCGACCTGTTGCCGGTGCCGCACTTCATCAGCCTGTCGCGCCGCGAGGCGGATATCGCCATCTCCCTGGAGCGCCCGGAACGCGGGCCCTACGTCTGTTCCAGACTGTGCGACTACGCCCTGAAGCTGTATGCCACACCCGAGTACCTGGACCGGCACCCGCCGATCCGCCAGATCGGCGACCTGGGCCGGCATTCGTTCATCACCTACGTCGATGACCTGGCATTCAGCCCCGAGCTGCTCTACCTCGAAGGCATCGTGCCCAATGCCAGCAGCACGCTGCGCAGCACCAGCGTGGTGGCCCAGTACCTGGCCACCTTGCAGGGGCGGGCGCTGGCGATCCTGCCGTGCTTTCTGGCCGGCCCGGATGCCCGGCTGGTCGAGGTGCTGCCTAGTGAGGTGAAGGTCACGCGGCAGTTCTGGCTCTACTACCGGGAGGATCTGCGCAAGCTCAAACGCATCACCCTGGTGGCCGATTACCTGCGCGCCTGCGCCGAGCGCAATCGCGCCTTTCTGCTCGGTGATAGCGCCGAGATGGCGTTTGCGTGA
- a CDS encoding GIY-YIG nuclease family protein has protein sequence MSVSADKPWFVYLVRAANGALYCGISDDPQRRFAQHQSGKGARFFFSSPAVALVYSESCVGRGDALRRERAIKRLGKGAKEALVATGSLMHVLDEQPSAPLEST, from the coding sequence ATGAGCGTCAGCGCCGATAAACCCTGGTTCGTCTACCTCGTGCGCGCCGCCAACGGCGCGCTGTATTGCGGCATCAGTGACGATCCGCAGCGGCGCTTCGCCCAGCACCAGAGCGGCAAGGGCGCCCGCTTCTTCTTCTCCAGCCCGGCGGTGGCCCTGGTCTACAGCGAAAGCTGTGTGGGCAGGGGCGATGCCTTGCGCCGCGAGCGGGCGATCAAACGCCTCGGCAAGGGCGCCAAGGAGGCCCTGGTGGCCACCGGCAGCCTGATGCATGTGCTTGATGAACAGCCATCAGCCCCACTGGAATCTACCTAA
- the eat gene encoding ethanolamine permease, which produces MSKETIATPSQGGVETEAVSAEYFANRQLKQGAAGWILLIGLGVAYVISGDYAGWNFGLAQGGWGGMFIATLLMATMYLCMCFSLAELSSMIPTAGGGYGFTRTAFGPWGGFLTGTAILIEYAIAPAAIACFIGAYCESLFGIGGWIIYLVFYVVFIGIHILGAGEALKLMFAITAVAAIALGLYIVAMAPHFQVANLFDIPATDANGASSFLPFGYLGIWAALPYGIWFFLAVEGVPLAAEETKDPKRDLPRGLIGAVLVLLVFAGLILLVGPGAAGAQSLVASGNPLVESLVKVYGGSTWMSQFVNLVGLAGLIASFFSIIYAYSRQIFALSRAGYLPRSLSLTNRNKAPVMALIVPGIIGFGLSLTGQGDLLILVAVFGATVSYVLMMAAHITLRSRRPDMPRPYRTPGGVLTSSVALVLAAVALVACFLVDLRVVIGAAIIYALFIAYFALYSRHHLVSGTPEEEFAAIQAAERSLR; this is translated from the coding sequence ATGTCCAAAGAGACAATCGCCACACCCTCGCAAGGCGGTGTGGAAACCGAAGCGGTCAGCGCCGAGTACTTTGCCAACCGGCAATTGAAGCAGGGCGCCGCCGGCTGGATCCTGTTGATCGGCCTCGGTGTGGCCTACGTGATTTCCGGCGACTACGCCGGCTGGAACTTCGGCCTGGCCCAGGGCGGCTGGGGCGGCATGTTCATCGCCACGCTGCTGATGGCGACCATGTACCTGTGCATGTGTTTCTCGCTGGCCGAGCTGTCGTCGATGATCCCCACCGCGGGTGGCGGCTACGGTTTCACCCGCACCGCGTTCGGCCCCTGGGGCGGCTTCCTGACCGGCACGGCGATCCTGATCGAATACGCCATTGCGCCGGCGGCCATCGCCTGCTTTATCGGCGCCTACTGCGAGTCGCTGTTCGGCATCGGCGGCTGGATCATCTACCTGGTGTTCTACGTGGTGTTCATCGGCATCCACATCCTCGGTGCCGGTGAAGCGCTGAAGCTGATGTTCGCCATCACCGCCGTGGCGGCCATCGCCCTGGGCCTGTACATCGTCGCCATGGCACCGCACTTCCAGGTCGCCAACCTGTTCGACATCCCGGCGACCGATGCCAATGGCGCCAGCAGCTTCCTGCCGTTCGGCTACCTGGGCATCTGGGCTGCCCTGCCCTACGGCATCTGGTTCTTCCTGGCGGTCGAAGGCGTGCCGCTGGCCGCCGAAGAAACCAAGGATCCCAAGCGCGACCTGCCACGTGGCCTGATCGGCGCCGTGCTGGTGCTGCTGGTGTTTGCCGGGCTGATCCTGCTGGTCGGCCCGGGTGCTGCCGGCGCCCAGTCGCTGGTGGCTTCGGGCAACCCGCTGGTCGAATCGCTGGTCAAGGTCTACGGCGGTTCAACCTGGATGAGCCAGTTCGTCAACCTGGTCGGCCTGGCGGGTCTGATCGCCAGCTTCTTCTCGATCATCTACGCCTACTCGCGGCAGATCTTCGCCCTGTCTCGCGCCGGCTACCTGCCACGCAGCCTGTCGCTGACCAACCGCAACAAGGCGCCGGTGATGGCGCTGATCGTACCGGGCATCATCGGCTTCGGCTTGTCGCTGACCGGCCAAGGCGACCTGCTGATTCTGGTCGCGGTATTCGGGGCCACAGTGTCCTATGTGCTGATGATGGCGGCGCACATCACCCTGCGCAGCCGTCGCCCTGACATGCCACGCCCCTATCGCACCCCTGGTGGCGTGCTGACGTCGTCGGTGGCGCTGGTGCTGGCAGCGGTGGCGCTGGTGGCCTGCTTCCTGGTCGACCTGCGCGTCGTGATCGGCGCCGCCATCATCTACGCTCTATTCATTGCCTACTTCGCCTTGTATAGCCGTCACCACCTGGTGTCCGGCACACCGGAGGAAGAGTTCGCCGCCATCCAGGCCGCCGAACGCTCCCTGCGCTGA
- a CDS encoding ethanolamine ammonia-lyase subunit EutB, translating to MASFTHTIGNMTWRFDSLRELMAKASPARSGDYLAEVAAQSDAERAAAQMALADVPLKHFLQEAVIPYEQDEVTRLIVDTHDAEAFAPVSHLTVGGLRDWLLGDAADETSLNALAPGLTPEMAAAVSKIMRVQDLVLVAQKTRVVTQFRNTMGLRGRMSTRLQPNHPTDDPAGIAASILDGLLYGNGDAMIGINPATDSASSIRALVDMLDAIIQRYEIPTQSCVLTHVTSSIAAIERGAPLDLVFQSIAGTEAANASFGVTLKVLQEGYEAGLSLKRGTLGNNLMYFETGQGSALSANANHGVDQQTCETRAYAVARHYNPFLVNTVVGFIGPEYLYNGKQIIRAGLEDHFCGKLLGVPMGCDICYTNHAEADQDDMDTLLTLLGTAGINFIMGIPGSDDVMLNYQTTSFHDALYARKVLGLHAAPEFEAWLARMGIFQQQGGRLSMGNELPPAFRQALAQLA from the coding sequence ATGGCTAGCTTCACCCATACCATCGGCAACATGACCTGGCGCTTCGACAGCCTGCGCGAACTGATGGCCAAGGCCAGCCCGGCGCGCTCCGGCGACTACCTGGCCGAAGTGGCTGCGCAGAGCGATGCCGAACGTGCTGCGGCGCAGATGGCCCTGGCCGATGTGCCGCTCAAGCATTTCCTGCAGGAGGCGGTCATCCCCTATGAACAGGACGAGGTCACCCGGCTGATCGTCGATACCCACGATGCCGAGGCCTTCGCGCCGGTCAGCCACCTGACCGTGGGCGGCCTGCGTGACTGGCTGCTCGGCGACGCCGCCGACGAAACCAGCCTGAACGCCCTGGCACCGGGGCTGACCCCGGAAATGGCCGCGGCGGTATCGAAGATCATGCGCGTGCAGGATCTGGTGCTGGTCGCCCAGAAGACCCGTGTGGTGACCCAGTTTCGCAACACCATGGGCCTGCGCGGGCGGATGTCCACGCGCCTGCAGCCCAACCACCCCACCGACGACCCGGCAGGCATCGCCGCCAGCATTCTCGACGGCCTGCTCTACGGTAACGGTGATGCGATGATCGGCATCAACCCGGCCACCGACAGCGCCAGCTCGATTCGCGCGCTGGTGGACATGCTCGATGCGATCATCCAGCGCTACGAAATTCCCACCCAGTCCTGCGTGCTGACCCACGTCACCAGCTCCATCGCCGCCATCGAACGCGGTGCGCCGCTGGACCTGGTGTTCCAGTCGATCGCCGGCACCGAGGCGGCCAACGCCAGTTTCGGCGTGACCCTCAAGGTACTGCAGGAAGGCTACGAAGCCGGCCTGAGCCTCAAGCGCGGCACCCTGGGCAACAACCTGATGTACTTCGAAACCGGCCAGGGCAGCGCGCTGTCGGCCAACGCCAATCATGGCGTCGACCAGCAGACCTGCGAAACCCGCGCCTACGCGGTGGCCCGGCACTACAATCCGTTTCTGGTCAACACCGTGGTCGGCTTTATCGGCCCCGAGTACCTGTACAACGGCAAGCAGATCATCCGTGCCGGCCTGGAGGATCACTTCTGCGGCAAGCTGCTCGGCGTGCCCATGGGTTGCGACATCTGCTACACCAACCACGCCGAAGCCGACCAGGACGACATGGACACCCTGCTGACCCTGCTCGGCACCGCCGGCATCAACTTCATCATGGGCATTCCCGGCTCCGACGACGTGATGCTCAACTACCAGACCACCTCGTTCCATGATGCCCTGTACGCCCGCAAGGTGCTCGGCCTACATGCGGCGCCAGAGTTCGAGGCCTGGCTGGCACGCATGGGCATCTTCCAGCAACAGGGCGGCCGCCTGAGCATGGGCAATGAGCTGCCGCCGGCATTTCGCCAGGCCCTGGCGCAACTGGCTTGA
- the pcsA gene encoding phosphatidylcholine synthase → MSVMSLSPRKAKAWSVHAVTASGVILGMLALLALIEGRAESCLLWLGLALLVDGLDGTLARKYDVKVVLPHFDGSTLDLVIDYLTYVFIPAIFVYRFIPLPEYTLLLSVGVILLSSLFCFCNVNMKSKDNYFVGFPAAWNVVVVYLYLLDFEPWVTFAVIMVLAGLTLTRMKFLHPFRVKQFMPINIAVTMVWMFACAGLILQFPAQPVWLLVLWGLSSAYFVGMCVWRSAREWFA, encoded by the coding sequence ATGAGTGTTATGTCCCTATCCCCCCGTAAAGCCAAGGCCTGGAGCGTGCACGCGGTCACCGCGAGCGGAGTCATCCTCGGTATGCTGGCGTTGCTTGCATTGATCGAAGGGCGGGCGGAAAGCTGCCTGCTGTGGTTGGGGCTGGCGCTGTTGGTCGATGGCCTGGACGGCACCCTGGCGCGCAAGTACGACGTGAAGGTGGTATTGCCGCATTTCGACGGCTCTACCCTCGACCTGGTGATCGACTACCTCACCTACGTGTTCATCCCGGCGATCTTCGTCTATCGCTTCATTCCGCTGCCCGAATACACACTGCTGCTGTCGGTGGGCGTGATCCTGCTGTCGTCGCTGTTCTGCTTCTGCAACGTCAACATGAAGAGCAAGGACAACTACTTCGTCGGCTTCCCGGCCGCCTGGAACGTGGTGGTGGTGTACCTCTACCTGCTCGACTTCGAGCCCTGGGTCACCTTCGCGGTGATCATGGTGCTGGCCGGCCTGACCCTGACCCGCATGAAGTTCCTGCACCCGTTCCGGGTCAAGCAGTTCATGCCGATCAACATCGCCGTGACCATGGTGTGGATGTTCGCCTGCGCCGGGCTGATCCTGCAGTTTCCCGCCCAGCCGGTGTGGCTGCTGGTCCTGTGGGGCCTGTCCTCGGCGTACTTCGTGGGCATGTGCGTGTGGCGTTCGGCCCGCGAGTGGTTCGCCTGA
- a CDS encoding glutathione S-transferase family protein: MSELILHHYPTSPFAEKARLLLGFKNLAWHSVQIPPVMPKPDLTALTGGYRKTPVLQIGADIYCDTALIARRLEAHQPQPALLPGAQAFAIATFAQWADSVVFQHAVSLVFQPESIAVRFAKAPPEFLQTFIADRSKLFSGGQATRMPAEQAKHQWPGFMARLQAQLEASGGQFLFGEPSLADIAMAHPLWFLRATPVTSPLVDGYPAVVAWLDRVLAFGHGKSDEMSGEAAIEVARAATPAPLPEEAFTDPNGFVSGQAVAISAIDYGVEAVEGELLFAGAEELILRREDSRAGVVHVHFPRLGFRIEAR, from the coding sequence ATGTCTGAGCTGATCCTGCACCATTATCCCACCTCGCCCTTCGCCGAGAAGGCCCGCCTGCTGCTGGGCTTCAAGAACCTCGCCTGGCATTCGGTGCAGATTCCGCCGGTGATGCCCAAGCCGGACCTCACCGCCCTGACCGGTGGCTACCGCAAGACACCGGTGCTGCAGATCGGCGCCGACATATACTGCGATACCGCCCTGATTGCCCGTCGCCTGGAGGCCCATCAGCCGCAGCCGGCATTGCTGCCCGGCGCCCAGGCATTCGCCATCGCCACCTTCGCCCAATGGGCCGACTCGGTGGTGTTCCAGCATGCGGTGAGCCTGGTGTTTCAGCCCGAGTCCATCGCCGTACGGTTCGCCAAGGCGCCACCGGAGTTCCTGCAGACCTTTATCGCCGACCGCAGCAAGCTGTTCTCGGGCGGCCAGGCCACCCGGATGCCGGCCGAGCAGGCCAAGCACCAGTGGCCCGGGTTCATGGCACGGTTGCAGGCACAGCTGGAGGCCAGCGGCGGCCAGTTCCTGTTCGGCGAGCCGAGCCTGGCCGATATCGCCATGGCGCACCCCTTGTGGTTCCTGCGTGCAACTCCGGTGACCTCACCGCTGGTCGATGGCTACCCGGCGGTGGTCGCCTGGCTGGATCGGGTGCTGGCGTTCGGGCATGGCAAGTCCGACGAGATGAGTGGTGAAGCTGCAATCGAGGTGGCGCGCGCGGCCACGCCTGCGCCGCTGCCGGAGGAGGCGTTCACGGATCCCAATGGTTTTGTCAGCGGCCAGGCCGTCGCCATCTCGGCGATCGACTACGGCGTGGAGGCCGTGGAAGGGGAGCTGCTGTTCGCCGGTGCCGAGGAACTGATCCTGCGCCGCGAAGATTCCCGCGCCGGCGTCGTGCATGTGCACTTCCCAAGGCTGGGGTTTCGTATCGAGGCGCGCTGA
- the eutC gene encoding ethanolamine ammonia-lyase subunit EutC yields the protein MSDKSPATPNPWQQLRQLTPARIALGRAGTSLPTAAQLDFQFAHAQARDAVHLPFDHAGLGDELRGRGLDTLLVQSAAADRHIYLQRPDLGRRLNEESATVLDDYTKEKGRGYDLAIVIADGLSSLAVRRHSLPFLERLLEQVGEEGWKLAPITLVEQGRVAVADEIGERLGAKMTVILIGERPGLSSPDSLGLYFTYAPRVGLNDAYRNCISNVRLEGLSYGMATFRLMYLMREACRRQLSGVELKDEAEVPTLEGEGPGNFLLPDQR from the coding sequence ATGTCCGATAAGTCCCCCGCTACGCCCAACCCCTGGCAGCAGCTGCGCCAGCTGACCCCGGCCCGTATCGCCCTGGGCCGCGCCGGCACCAGCCTGCCGACCGCCGCCCAGCTGGATTTCCAGTTCGCCCACGCCCAGGCGCGCGACGCCGTGCACCTGCCCTTCGACCACGCAGGCCTGGGCGACGAGCTGCGGGGGCGCGGCCTCGATACGCTGCTGGTGCAAAGTGCCGCGGCGGATCGGCATATCTATCTGCAGCGCCCGGACCTGGGCCGGCGCCTGAACGAAGAGTCCGCCACCGTCCTGGACGACTACACGAAGGAAAAAGGCCGTGGCTACGACCTGGCCATCGTCATTGCCGATGGTCTGTCGTCCCTGGCCGTGCGCCGCCACAGCCTGCCGTTTCTGGAAAGGCTGCTGGAACAGGTTGGCGAAGAAGGCTGGAAACTGGCGCCCATCACCCTGGTCGAACAGGGCCGAGTGGCGGTGGCCGATGAGATAGGCGAAAGGCTGGGCGCGAAGATGACGGTGATCCTGATCGGCGAACGCCCCGGCCTCAGCTCGCCGGACAGCCTGGGGCTGTATTTCACCTACGCGCCACGGGTCGGCCTCAACGACGCCTACCGCAACTGCATCTCCAATGTGCGGCTGGAGGGCCTGAGCTACGGCATGGCGACCTTTCGCCTGATGTACCTGATGCGCGAGGCCTGTCGCCGCCAGCTGTCGGGCGTCGAGCTGAAAGACGAAGCCGAAGTGCCGACGCTGGAAGGTGAAGGGCCGGGGAATTTTTTGCTGCCGGACCAGCGTTGA
- a CDS encoding aldehyde dehydrogenase family protein — translation MIYAKPGTAGAVVTLKPRYGNYIGGEFVAPVGGQYFTNTSPVDASAIGEFPRSDAKDIGKALDAAHAAADAWGKTSVQDRALILLKIADRIEANLELLAVAETWDNGKAVRETLNADVPLAADHFRYFAGCIRAQEGSAAEINEHTASYHFHEPLGVVGQIIPWNFPLLMAAWKLAPALAAGNCVVLKPAEQTPLSITLLAEIIGDLLPPGVLNIVQGYGREAGEALATSTRIAKIAFTGSTPVGSHIMKCAAANIIPSTVELGGKSPNIFFEDIMGAEPAFIEKAAEGLVLAFFNQGEVCTCPSRALVQESIFEPFMNEVMKKIKAIKRGNPLDTDTMVGAQASQQQYDKILGYLEIAQQEGAELLAGGATEKLKGDLAGGYYIQPTLLKGTNKMRVFQEEIFGPVVGVTTFKDEAEALAIANDTEFGLGAGVWTRDINRAYRMGRGIKAGRVWTNCYHLYPAHAAFGGYKKSGVGRETHKMMLDHYQQTKNLLISYDINPLGFF, via the coding sequence ATGATCTATGCCAAACCCGGTACCGCAGGCGCCGTCGTCACCCTCAAGCCGCGCTACGGCAACTACATCGGCGGCGAGTTCGTCGCGCCGGTGGGCGGTCAGTACTTCACCAACACCAGCCCGGTGGATGCCTCGGCCATCGGCGAATTCCCCCGCTCGGACGCCAAGGACATCGGCAAGGCCCTGGACGCCGCCCACGCCGCCGCCGATGCCTGGGGCAAAACCTCGGTACAGGATCGCGCGCTGATCCTGCTGAAGATCGCCGACCGTATCGAGGCCAACCTCGAACTGCTGGCCGTGGCCGAGACCTGGGACAACGGCAAGGCGGTGCGCGAGACCCTGAATGCCGACGTGCCCCTGGCCGCCGACCACTTCCGCTACTTCGCCGGCTGCATCCGCGCCCAGGAAGGCAGCGCCGCCGAGATCAACGAGCACACCGCCTCCTATCACTTCCACGAGCCCCTGGGCGTTGTGGGGCAGATCATCCCCTGGAACTTCCCGCTGCTGATGGCCGCCTGGAAGCTGGCGCCGGCCCTGGCGGCGGGTAACTGCGTGGTATTGAAACCTGCCGAGCAGACGCCGCTGTCGATCACCCTGCTGGCCGAAATCATCGGCGACCTGCTGCCACCGGGTGTGCTCAATATCGTCCAGGGCTATGGCCGCGAGGCCGGCGAGGCCCTGGCCACCAGCACGCGCATCGCCAAGATCGCCTTTACCGGCTCCACCCCGGTCGGCTCGCACATCATGAAATGCGCCGCCGCCAACATCATCCCCAGCACCGTGGAGCTGGGCGGCAAGAGCCCGAACATCTTTTTCGAAGACATCATGGGGGCCGAGCCGGCCTTTATCGAAAAGGCCGCCGAAGGCCTGGTGCTGGCCTTCTTCAACCAGGGCGAAGTGTGCACCTGCCCGTCCCGAGCGCTGGTGCAGGAGTCGATCTTCGAGCCGTTCATGAACGAGGTGATGAAGAAGATCAAGGCCATCAAGCGCGGCAACCCGCTGGACACCGACACCATGGTCGGCGCCCAGGCCTCGCAGCAGCAGTACGACAAAATCCTCGGCTACCTGGAGATCGCCCAGCAGGAAGGCGCCGAGCTGCTCGCCGGCGGCGCCACCGAGAAGCTCAAGGGCGATCTGGCGGGCGGCTATTACATCCAGCCGACCCTGCTCAAGGGCACCAACAAAATGCGCGTGTTCCAAGAGGAAATCTTCGGCCCGGTGGTCGGTGTGACCACCTTCAAGGACGAAGCCGAAGCCCTGGCCATTGCCAACGACACCGAGTTCGGCCTGGGCGCCGGCGTGTGGACCCGCGACATCAACCGCGCCTACCGCATGGGCCGTGGCATCAAGGCCGGCCGGGTATGGACCAACTGCTACCACCTGTACCCGGCGCACGCTGCCTTTGGCGGCTACAAGAAGTCCGGGGTCGGGCGCGAAACCCACAAGATGATGCTCGACCACTACCAGCAGACCAAGAACCTGCTGATCAGCTACGACATCAACCCGCTGGGCTTCTTCTGA